In Eriocheir sinensis breed Jianghai 21 chromosome 8, ASM2467909v1, whole genome shotgun sequence, the following proteins share a genomic window:
- the LOC126995597 gene encoding homeobox protein araucan-like isoform X4, with product MYWMTPLVSSSQLSPSPTAPTVSAPTPTLPPAPPLAVMYSPAAYPDQPAPYSLPTLGGEQSAFYSPTVRAAGLELKDSLAASPMAPTWPYPSVYYPYDTALASYPFAGYGVGLDAARRKNATREATATLKAWLNEHKKNPYPTKGEKIMLAIITKMTLTQVSTWFANARRRLKKENKMTWEPRNKTDDDDDDDDDKDDDKIDDKDDKDDDDKKDDKDLMFSDGEKEKKDVESGRSSAGATGAGSPGVPPTDVVHPKPRIWSLADMATSGGVGGGSAGGLGGLSAGAGKIMGGGMARGLHLEGSPYSRPLFPHASYPYIPPSVSESLLSYSYSKSLAAGFAPVTLTDVTTASLLAPSPLVHDLSRHDLSRHDLSRHDLSRHDLARHELSRPEAIRHDLSRELSRDLSRDLPRDLPRSELARPEPQRPEPRSAMDKDV from the exons ATGT ATTGGATGACCCCCTTAGTCAGCAGCAGCCAGCTGAGCCCCTCGCCCACAGCGCCCACGGTCTCGGCACCCACGCCCaccctgccccccgcccccccgctgGCAGTCATGTACTCCCCCGCAGCCTACCCGGACCAGCCTGCGCCCTACTCCCTGCCTACACTGGGGGGGGAGCAGTCGGCCTTCTACTCCCCGACGGTAAGG GCTGCGGGGCTCGAACTGAAGGACTCCCTGGCGGCCTCACCGATGGCACCCACTTGGCCCTATCCGTCCGTCTACTACCCCTACGACACCGCCCTCGCCTCCTACCCCTTTGCCGG GTACGGCGTTGGTCTTGACGCCGCCCGGAGGAAGAACGCGACGAGGGAGGCGACGGCGACCCTGAAGGCGTGGCTGAACGAGCACAAGAAGAACCCGTACCCGACCAAGGGCGAGAAGATCATGCTGGCCATTATCACCAAGATGACGCTCACACAG GTGTCGACGTGGTTCGCCAACGCTCGCCGGCGCctgaaaaaggagaacaagatgaCGTGGGAGCCGAGGAACAAAAcggacgatgacgacgacgacgatgacgacaaGGACGACGATAAGATTGACGACAAGGATGACAAGGACGACGACGACAAGAAGGATGACAAAGATC TTATGTTCAgcgacggagagaaagagaagaaggacgtGGAGAGCGGCCGGTCCAGCGCGGGGGCCACAGGCGCCGGCTCCCCCGGGGTGCCGCCCACGGACGTGGTGCACCCCAAGCCGCGCATCTGGTCCCTCGCCGACATGGCCACGTCAGGGGGCGTGGGCGGCGGCAGCGCTGGAGGCCTCGGCGGACTGAGTGCCGGGGCGGGGAAGATCATGGGGGGCGGCATGGCCAGGGGGCTGCACCTGGAGGGGTCGCCGTACTCCCGCCCGCTGTTCCCCCACGCCTCATATCCGTACATCCCGCCCAGCGTCAGCGAGTCGCTGCTCTCCTACTCGTACAGCAAGTCCTTGGCGGCCGGCTTCGCCCCTGTCACCCTGACGGACGTGACCACCGCCAGCCTCCTCGCCCCCAGCCCACTCGTCCACGACCTCTCCAGACACGACCTCTCCAGACATGACCTCTCCAGACACGACCTCTCCAGACACGACCTCGCGCGACACGAACTCTCACGACCAGAGGCCATTCGGCATGACCTCTCCCGCGAACTGTCACGTGACCTCTCTCGTGACCTGCCCCGCGACTTGCCCCGATCAGAGCTGGCCCGACCCGAGCCCCAGCGACCGGAGCCGCGCTCAGCGATGGACAAGGACGTGTGA
- the LOC126995597 gene encoding iroquois-class homeodomain protein IRX-4-like isoform X1 yields MVGLHSVHSCSRCRTRTFTASTLCSGGDSKSPTTRTTSSACSYIHSLSVYSQDWMTPLVSSSQLSPSPTAPTVSAPTPTLPPAPPLAVMYSPAAYPDQPAPYSLPTLGGEQSAFYSPTVRAAGLELKDSLAASPMAPTWPYPSVYYPYDTALASYPFAGYGVGLDAARRKNATREATATLKAWLNEHKKNPYPTKGEKIMLAIITKMTLTQVSTWFANARRRLKKENKMTWEPRNKTDDDDDDDDDKDDDKIDDKDDKDDDDKKDDKDLMFSDGEKEKKDVESGRSSAGATGAGSPGVPPTDVVHPKPRIWSLADMATSGGVGGGSAGGLGGLSAGAGKIMGGGMARGLHLEGSPYSRPLFPHASYPYIPPSVSESLLSYSYSKSLAAGFAPVTLTDVTTASLLAPSPLVHDLSRHDLSRHDLSRHDLSRHDLARHELSRPEAIRHDLSRELSRDLSRDLPRDLPRSELARPEPQRPEPRSAMDKDV; encoded by the exons ATGGTTGGACTACATAGTGTTCACTCGTGTTCCCGTTGTAGGACACGCACTTTTACAGCGTCAACTCTATGTAGCGGAGGTGATAGCAAGTCACCTACAACGCGTACCACAAGTTCAGCTTGTTCATACATCCACAGCTTAAGCGTTTACTCCCAAG ATTGGATGACCCCCTTAGTCAGCAGCAGCCAGCTGAGCCCCTCGCCCACAGCGCCCACGGTCTCGGCACCCACGCCCaccctgccccccgcccccccgctgGCAGTCATGTACTCCCCCGCAGCCTACCCGGACCAGCCTGCGCCCTACTCCCTGCCTACACTGGGGGGGGAGCAGTCGGCCTTCTACTCCCCGACGGTAAGG GCTGCGGGGCTCGAACTGAAGGACTCCCTGGCGGCCTCACCGATGGCACCCACTTGGCCCTATCCGTCCGTCTACTACCCCTACGACACCGCCCTCGCCTCCTACCCCTTTGCCGG GTACGGCGTTGGTCTTGACGCCGCCCGGAGGAAGAACGCGACGAGGGAGGCGACGGCGACCCTGAAGGCGTGGCTGAACGAGCACAAGAAGAACCCGTACCCGACCAAGGGCGAGAAGATCATGCTGGCCATTATCACCAAGATGACGCTCACACAG GTGTCGACGTGGTTCGCCAACGCTCGCCGGCGCctgaaaaaggagaacaagatgaCGTGGGAGCCGAGGAACAAAAcggacgatgacgacgacgacgatgacgacaaGGACGACGATAAGATTGACGACAAGGATGACAAGGACGACGACGACAAGAAGGATGACAAAGATC TTATGTTCAgcgacggagagaaagagaagaaggacgtGGAGAGCGGCCGGTCCAGCGCGGGGGCCACAGGCGCCGGCTCCCCCGGGGTGCCGCCCACGGACGTGGTGCACCCCAAGCCGCGCATCTGGTCCCTCGCCGACATGGCCACGTCAGGGGGCGTGGGCGGCGGCAGCGCTGGAGGCCTCGGCGGACTGAGTGCCGGGGCGGGGAAGATCATGGGGGGCGGCATGGCCAGGGGGCTGCACCTGGAGGGGTCGCCGTACTCCCGCCCGCTGTTCCCCCACGCCTCATATCCGTACATCCCGCCCAGCGTCAGCGAGTCGCTGCTCTCCTACTCGTACAGCAAGTCCTTGGCGGCCGGCTTCGCCCCTGTCACCCTGACGGACGTGACCACCGCCAGCCTCCTCGCCCCCAGCCCACTCGTCCACGACCTCTCCAGACACGACCTCTCCAGACATGACCTCTCCAGACACGACCTCTCCAGACACGACCTCGCGCGACACGAACTCTCACGACCAGAGGCCATTCGGCATGACCTCTCCCGCGAACTGTCACGTGACCTCTCTCGTGACCTGCCCCGCGACTTGCCCCGATCAGAGCTGGCCCGACCCGAGCCCCAGCGACCGGAGCCGCGCTCAGCGATGGACAAGGACGTGTGA
- the LOC126995597 gene encoding iroquois-class homeodomain protein IRX-2-like isoform X3, with amino-acid sequence MQETCHGRKLWVACFIHSVFEDAENLLMRPPFCPSVCLPFLLYCLSCPSDWMTPLVSSSQLSPSPTAPTVSAPTPTLPPAPPLAVMYSPAAYPDQPAPYSLPTLGGEQSAFYSPTVRAAGLELKDSLAASPMAPTWPYPSVYYPYDTALASYPFAGYGVGLDAARRKNATREATATLKAWLNEHKKNPYPTKGEKIMLAIITKMTLTQVSTWFANARRRLKKENKMTWEPRNKTDDDDDDDDDKDDDKIDDKDDKDDDDKKDDKDLMFSDGEKEKKDVESGRSSAGATGAGSPGVPPTDVVHPKPRIWSLADMATSGGVGGGSAGGLGGLSAGAGKIMGGGMARGLHLEGSPYSRPLFPHASYPYIPPSVSESLLSYSYSKSLAAGFAPVTLTDVTTASLLAPSPLVHDLSRHDLSRHDLSRHDLSRHDLARHELSRPEAIRHDLSRELSRDLSRDLPRDLPRSELARPEPQRPEPRSAMDKDV; translated from the exons ATGCAAGAGACGTGCCATGGAAGGAAGCTCTGGGTCGCTTGTTTCATTCATTCTGTCTTCGAGGATGCCGAGAACCTTCTTATGCGACCCCCTTTCTGCCCTTCTGTTTGCCTACCTTTCCTTTTATACTGCCTCTCGTGCCCCTCAG ATTGGATGACCCCCTTAGTCAGCAGCAGCCAGCTGAGCCCCTCGCCCACAGCGCCCACGGTCTCGGCACCCACGCCCaccctgccccccgcccccccgctgGCAGTCATGTACTCCCCCGCAGCCTACCCGGACCAGCCTGCGCCCTACTCCCTGCCTACACTGGGGGGGGAGCAGTCGGCCTTCTACTCCCCGACGGTAAGG GCTGCGGGGCTCGAACTGAAGGACTCCCTGGCGGCCTCACCGATGGCACCCACTTGGCCCTATCCGTCCGTCTACTACCCCTACGACACCGCCCTCGCCTCCTACCCCTTTGCCGG GTACGGCGTTGGTCTTGACGCCGCCCGGAGGAAGAACGCGACGAGGGAGGCGACGGCGACCCTGAAGGCGTGGCTGAACGAGCACAAGAAGAACCCGTACCCGACCAAGGGCGAGAAGATCATGCTGGCCATTATCACCAAGATGACGCTCACACAG GTGTCGACGTGGTTCGCCAACGCTCGCCGGCGCctgaaaaaggagaacaagatgaCGTGGGAGCCGAGGAACAAAAcggacgatgacgacgacgacgatgacgacaaGGACGACGATAAGATTGACGACAAGGATGACAAGGACGACGACGACAAGAAGGATGACAAAGATC TTATGTTCAgcgacggagagaaagagaagaaggacgtGGAGAGCGGCCGGTCCAGCGCGGGGGCCACAGGCGCCGGCTCCCCCGGGGTGCCGCCCACGGACGTGGTGCACCCCAAGCCGCGCATCTGGTCCCTCGCCGACATGGCCACGTCAGGGGGCGTGGGCGGCGGCAGCGCTGGAGGCCTCGGCGGACTGAGTGCCGGGGCGGGGAAGATCATGGGGGGCGGCATGGCCAGGGGGCTGCACCTGGAGGGGTCGCCGTACTCCCGCCCGCTGTTCCCCCACGCCTCATATCCGTACATCCCGCCCAGCGTCAGCGAGTCGCTGCTCTCCTACTCGTACAGCAAGTCCTTGGCGGCCGGCTTCGCCCCTGTCACCCTGACGGACGTGACCACCGCCAGCCTCCTCGCCCCCAGCCCACTCGTCCACGACCTCTCCAGACACGACCTCTCCAGACATGACCTCTCCAGACACGACCTCTCCAGACACGACCTCGCGCGACACGAACTCTCACGACCAGAGGCCATTCGGCATGACCTCTCCCGCGAACTGTCACGTGACCTCTCTCGTGACCTGCCCCGCGACTTGCCCCGATCAGAGCTGGCCCGACCCGAGCCCCAGCGACCGGAGCCGCGCTCAGCGATGGACAAGGACGTGTGA
- the LOC126995597 gene encoding iroquois-class homeodomain protein IRX-4-like isoform X2 translates to MVGLHSVHSCSRCRTRTFTASTLCSGGDSKSPTTRTTSSACSYIHSLSVYSQDWMTPLVSSSQLSPSPTAPTVSAPTPTLPPAPPLAVMYSPAAYPDQPAPYSLPTLGGEQSAFYSPTAAGLELKDSLAASPMAPTWPYPSVYYPYDTALASYPFAGYGVGLDAARRKNATREATATLKAWLNEHKKNPYPTKGEKIMLAIITKMTLTQVSTWFANARRRLKKENKMTWEPRNKTDDDDDDDDDKDDDKIDDKDDKDDDDKKDDKDLMFSDGEKEKKDVESGRSSAGATGAGSPGVPPTDVVHPKPRIWSLADMATSGGVGGGSAGGLGGLSAGAGKIMGGGMARGLHLEGSPYSRPLFPHASYPYIPPSVSESLLSYSYSKSLAAGFAPVTLTDVTTASLLAPSPLVHDLSRHDLSRHDLSRHDLSRHDLARHELSRPEAIRHDLSRELSRDLSRDLPRDLPRSELARPEPQRPEPRSAMDKDV, encoded by the exons ATGGTTGGACTACATAGTGTTCACTCGTGTTCCCGTTGTAGGACACGCACTTTTACAGCGTCAACTCTATGTAGCGGAGGTGATAGCAAGTCACCTACAACGCGTACCACAAGTTCAGCTTGTTCATACATCCACAGCTTAAGCGTTTACTCCCAAG ATTGGATGACCCCCTTAGTCAGCAGCAGCCAGCTGAGCCCCTCGCCCACAGCGCCCACGGTCTCGGCACCCACGCCCaccctgccccccgcccccccgctgGCAGTCATGTACTCCCCCGCAGCCTACCCGGACCAGCCTGCGCCCTACTCCCTGCCTACACTGGGGGGGGAGCAGTCGGCCTTCTACTCCCCGACG GCTGCGGGGCTCGAACTGAAGGACTCCCTGGCGGCCTCACCGATGGCACCCACTTGGCCCTATCCGTCCGTCTACTACCCCTACGACACCGCCCTCGCCTCCTACCCCTTTGCCGG GTACGGCGTTGGTCTTGACGCCGCCCGGAGGAAGAACGCGACGAGGGAGGCGACGGCGACCCTGAAGGCGTGGCTGAACGAGCACAAGAAGAACCCGTACCCGACCAAGGGCGAGAAGATCATGCTGGCCATTATCACCAAGATGACGCTCACACAG GTGTCGACGTGGTTCGCCAACGCTCGCCGGCGCctgaaaaaggagaacaagatgaCGTGGGAGCCGAGGAACAAAAcggacgatgacgacgacgacgatgacgacaaGGACGACGATAAGATTGACGACAAGGATGACAAGGACGACGACGACAAGAAGGATGACAAAGATC TTATGTTCAgcgacggagagaaagagaagaaggacgtGGAGAGCGGCCGGTCCAGCGCGGGGGCCACAGGCGCCGGCTCCCCCGGGGTGCCGCCCACGGACGTGGTGCACCCCAAGCCGCGCATCTGGTCCCTCGCCGACATGGCCACGTCAGGGGGCGTGGGCGGCGGCAGCGCTGGAGGCCTCGGCGGACTGAGTGCCGGGGCGGGGAAGATCATGGGGGGCGGCATGGCCAGGGGGCTGCACCTGGAGGGGTCGCCGTACTCCCGCCCGCTGTTCCCCCACGCCTCATATCCGTACATCCCGCCCAGCGTCAGCGAGTCGCTGCTCTCCTACTCGTACAGCAAGTCCTTGGCGGCCGGCTTCGCCCCTGTCACCCTGACGGACGTGACCACCGCCAGCCTCCTCGCCCCCAGCCCACTCGTCCACGACCTCTCCAGACACGACCTCTCCAGACATGACCTCTCCAGACACGACCTCTCCAGACACGACCTCGCGCGACACGAACTCTCACGACCAGAGGCCATTCGGCATGACCTCTCCCGCGAACTGTCACGTGACCTCTCTCGTGACCTGCCCCGCGACTTGCCCCGATCAGAGCTGGCCCGACCCGAGCCCCAGCGACCGGAGCCGCGCTCAGCGATGGACAAGGACGTGTGA